The genomic region AAGTAAAATTAAGGACCCAGTAACCCAATTTGTACTACAAGGATGTCGGGAGTTGGTTGAAGAACGCAGGATGTGGATATATACCATGAAAAGGATTACGGTGGTGTCAGCCGGGACCTGGAAAGCCCGCACTCTGTCGAAGTCGACGAGATCAAAATAGAAGCCCCCGCTCCCAATCTGCGACCGCAAATCTTCATCCCTCGCCACCTGGAAGAGACGAAGCCCAATTATCAGGATCGGAGCCAACCCCCATGCTCTTGCTCTGCACAGATGGCCACCCGGTTCGGTTTACCCGCGAAGTAAAGCTGCGGCCGGGAAGGGAGCAAGAGCATACCTTGATAGTTCGATGATCCTGCGCCTGTCGTGGGGCTCCCGTAGTGCGCGTGGGCACTGTTGGGGTTTTTGGCCGGCGCTGCGCGCTGCGGCCGCGGGTTGTTGCCGCTGAAAAGGGAAACGTACCGAATTGTGTTTCTTTTTTGTTGATGAGAAAGCCCGAATTGTGTACGGGAGCCAAGAAAAAAAAATGAGGGGAAGTAAACGGGGCTGGGCCTAGATGAGAGAGGGGGGCTCCAATGGGGCCTAACTGATAGCTCAGCCCGTTTAATATTTCCGGTCACGGGTCCGATCCAGCCGCCTGCTTCGACTTCTCTTCTCTTCACAAGTCACAAGGAAGAAAGGATACAGGGAGAGAGGGCCACACCACCATCCCCAGCCGCAGCCGAGCCGAGGTTTTCCTCCGACGAGCGAAACCAAGCCGCATCAACCCCCCACGCGCACCAATGGACGcgaccgcggcggcggccggaggaggagatgGGACGCAGAGGACACTGTAAGCACTCTCCCGATTCCTCCGATCTGGATTTCCCCCTTGCTTGTCTGTCTGTTCCGGTGCTCGCGTCGCCCGGCGGCGGGCCCGATCCAGAGGCTCGACTACGGGGCGCCCGGTCCGGAGGGTCGACGCCGGCGCCCCTCTGCTGGGCGGATCTAGGGGAAGGAACAAGGGGGAGAGGAAACTAGGGTTTTGCCAGCGGCGATACGATTTAGAATGCGATGTGGGACGATGCGTTATCCGTGAGAACCTGCTAGCGGAGCTTGCTCTGCGAAGCTTCTTATGCATTGACAGTATGGATGAATCTGCTAGTTAGTCTCAACTCATGGAATATTCCAGCTCATGACGAACCAGCCCAACAGTTACAAATGCCTTTTACATGCATTTATTTGTGTGAACTTGTTATCACATCTTGTTGTCTGATTTTTTTTTACTTTGATAGAATGGATGCATTTTTTGGTGTTAGTACAGGAGCTTCTCATCTGTATCAGCTTATGTTAACCAGCCCAACAGATTATTCTGTAATTGTACAAGATGGTCATAAcaattgtgtgtgtgtgttaatTGTTTTTCTTTATCAAAATACATTCATTGGCCAAGTTGTCCCCTTAGTGTGCACCGGCACTTTTTTCATGGTGCTGTTGTGTCTTTCAGTAAATTTGTACATGCACGTGATTAACTCATGATGCCTTATTGCATCACCAGGAACCCTTATGTGACTGGTAACTCGGTGATTGCAATGAAATACAAGGATGGTGTGATCATGGCATGTGATACTGGAGGTTAGTTGTCACTTCTTCTGCACAGGTAAATATAGCTCCGGCGGTATGGAGGTCATTATATACTTTCTTGTGCTGCAGCCTCCTATGGGTCAACTTTGCGATACAAGAGTGTGGAGCGTATCAAGGCGGTTGGAAAGCATAGCCTTATTGGAGGGAGTGGGGAGTTCAGTGATTTCCAGGAGATTTTGCGCTATCTGGATGAATTAACGTAAGTTGCCTTTAATGGTGGTTAGATCATGTTTTCCTTCTCTCTGCTATGTATAATCCATGTGACATCTTCATTCACTTCATTTTCAGTTTGAATGATCATATGTGGGATGATGGGAACTCATTGGGCCCCAAGGAAATCCATGCCTACCTGACAAGAGTAATGTACAACAGGCGCAATAAGTTTGACCCTCTATGGAACTCCCTGGTGCTTGGTGGAGTGAAAAAGGGCCCAAAGGGCGATGAGAAGTATCTTGGCATGGTATATTATTCATTCAAACAAACAGTACTGTTCTTCTTACTGCTGCCGGTTTGTCGGCATTTTGTCTTATGcctatttttgttgttgttcaggtTAACATGATTGGTACACACTTTGAGGAGAACCACATTGCCACTGGATTTGGGAACCATATGGCAATCCCAATACTTCGTGGTGAATGGCGCGAGGACATGACTTTTGAAGAAGCCGTTAAGCTGATTGAGAAGTGCTTGCTGGTCCTGCTGTACCGTGACCGGTCATCCATCAACAAATTCCAGGTTACAACTTGTTACTCTTAGTGAACTCACTGTCGCCTAGAAGAAAGTTTGGCAGATTACAGTCTGCAGCTACTGAATTGTTGTAACATTATACTTTTGCATGACAGATTGCCAAGATCACGACCGAGGGATCAACCATCTACCCGCCGTATGCTCTGAAGACCAACTGGGGGTTTGCCGCCTTTGAGAACCCGTCCAAGGGTGCTGTAGGAACATGGTAGGCCATGAGCTTGGAAACGAAGCAAACTGTGCTGCTGAAACAGTTTCAGCCCTTGTGAGCGTTTGATCCGAATATGACTGAAGTCCACATTTGCTCTGTATGACATGTTTATAATTTGACTTAAAAGTCTTTGTGAACGTTTAAGGTTGATCTTGTCTTGTATGATGATGCCTCTTCACTCTAGGTCAATCTGGAGTGGCCGAGGGTGCCTGCTCACCGTGCTCCCTTCGACTTGTTTTGGCTGCCCTTTCATAGTCGAAACCTGTTATTTTTCTCTTTAAAATAATTTGTTCACGTCACTTGTCGGTCGTTGGCTTGTTGCATCGTTCACCAAAGATCACCATGGTGGCAGAAGTAATGATTCATGACGGCATCTACAAACTAGAGCAAGAACCAGGCTCCCTCGACAGTTGCAACAAAAGATACACCATTGCCTCCCTAATCATGATTATCTCCTTGGAAATTTGGAACATGCGTGGTGTTCTCTTCTGAGTAACATCTACCGTCAAATTGGATCATCCTTAGCCGTCTGTCATGGAAAACAGAAAGGGATGCTGAAAATTGGAATCACAACAGAACTTGCTACTCAAAACGGAGAGTGAGAATTTCAGAGAAGGCATGGACATCACCACCCAGGGTTGTTGTTCCACTATTTTTCTTCTTCCACACAGGGAAACTGTCTGGTGTTAAAAAAATTGCCGTTGTTCAAAGGGTATATGCGCGTTTATATGAGCGTCTGCAATTGTACTATGTTAAGAAAAAAAAAATGCCGTTGTTCTCAACAAATGGATAACAACTAAGCGTCTATGATCCTCGTTGATCTCTTTACCTCCCAACTCTATTGCACCTTCCATTACATGAGAGTAGAGCCTCTTGAGCCGCGGCACCCGGTAGCCTCCAGTGACGGCTACCAGCCGTTCGAGCGTGTTGTCATTGGAAGGCATGGCAGCATCTTCGCCATAGTCAGTCACCATGGGTTTGGGAGGAGAACCAGGTATTGAGAGGGCTTCAGCGAGCAACTGGTGCTTTGTTAGCGTCTTTCAAATGGCCATTTGAATCTGGACCTTTTGGAACTTCTTATGGGGAAGTTGGCTTTGAGAAATCTACATCACATGCCAAGGTAGAGCCAAAGTGTAAGGCTTTCATGTGGCTTTTCCTCCGTAGGAAAACCCTTACATATGGCGGACCGCCTCACCATCCGAAGGTGGCCACATGATGACATTTGCAAGCTTTGCCTCACCAGATACAAAACAAATGATCACCTCGCCCGCGAGTGCCTCTTCTCTCGTGGTGTTTGGGGCATCGTCTCATCTTGGCTATCAATACTTCATGGGTCGACACACAGGCTTTCCATTCTCGAAGAATGGTGGAACTCGAACATTAGCAACAAGGACACGACCTCGCGCAAGTGTTCGGCCAGGTGATCATGTATGTGTCGTGGAATGTTTGGAAGGAGGAAGATGGGCAGATGTTCAGCAATACTTCCCAATTCGTGTTTGACATTGCTTATCTCGCCATGGAGAGTAAAAAGCATAAAACCACCACAATTGTGGCCTCATTAGCAGTTGACACACCCTTAGAGAAAAAACATCCCATAGAACGCTAAACATTTTACATAATGCACTAAACAAAGTGCTTAACGCTCTTTAATGATGTGCCTGCGTGACACTTCTTTACCAATCCAACTCGACATGCAAGCCCACCAGTCCAAAACGTCATCATGGATTTCTTGTGCTCGACGGGAAGATATATTTGTCAAGGATTTCTTGGGCAACACGTCTCTGGGTGCAGCGTTTCACCTCCCGCTCTCCATGCAGGCATTCGAAGAGGTACACCATCTTTAGGGTCAGACTGCTTCGGTGCCTCTTAATTCTGACTTGTCGGCCCATGATGTGTGGACTTATATTTGGGGTGC from Triticum aestivum cultivar Chinese Spring chromosome 4A, IWGSC CS RefSeq v2.1, whole genome shotgun sequence harbors:
- the LOC123086696 gene encoding proteasome subunit beta type-4 — its product is MDATAAAAGGGDGTQRTLNPYVTGNSVIAMKYKDGVIMACDTGASYGSTLRYKSVERIKAVGKHSLIGGSGEFSDFQEILRYLDELTLNDHMWDDGNSLGPKEIHAYLTRVMYNRRNKFDPLWNSLVLGGVKKGPKGDEKYLGMVNMIGTHFEENHIATGFGNHMAIPILRGEWREDMTFEEAVKLIEKCLLVLLYRDRSSINKFQIAKITTEGSTIYPPYALKTNWGFAAFENPSKGAVGTW